In a single window of the Neospora caninum Liverpool complete genome, chromosome VIIa genome:
- a CDS encoding putative nucleoside diphosphate kinase 7: MVPDTWIFHVTWYDHQADIVKQLTLSYRRSDNCVELYDPKLRRLFLRRTPAPMPLEDHLYVGNTVTIVSRQLKIVDYGDERTRCALAPRFQKAVMVVKPHAQEHLGSILQRLLDSGFALSSVQMVQLDNQKAKRLLEITAAPWPQSENRDGGGQVDDAFQSFTDGKAVVVEIVGNDSEKRLKYIVGPDDPAKARQQSPSSLRASYGISRSQNAVYWSAPEDNNLLLLSEFVSGISAVTPSEISHDCSCCVIKPSALKYAGNIVDEILSHGFRITAVQSFHLSRNAADEFYEVYKTVLPEYPQSWTRTRHKHTRLTRNFCRRRIPVPQSLFSGSSLMVDELAQGVCLAMQVEHAERDSVAQLRQLSGPYDPEVARFVRPQSLRAKFGSDRVRNAVHCTDLDGDAILEVQYFFSVLAHSRQ, encoded by the exons ATGGTACCAGATACGTGGATTTTCCACGTCACCTGGTACGACCACCAGGCTGATATTGTCAAGCAACTCACTTTATCTTATCGTCGATCAGACAACTGCGTAGAGCTTTACGACCCTAAGCTTCGACGCCTGTTTCTAAGACGAACACCAGCGCCAATGCCTCTGGAAGATCACCTGTACGTGGGCAACACCGTTACTATAGTGTCGCGGCAACTCAAGATCGTTGACTATGGCGATGAGCGCACGCGTTGTGCTCTCGCCCCTCGATTCCAGAAAGCGGTCATGGTAGTAAAGCCACACGCACAGGAACATCTTGGATCCATACTGCAGCGACTACTGGACAGCGGATTCGCCTTATCGAGCGTACAAATGGTGCAACTGGACAACCAGAAAGCAAAACGGTTGCTTGAAATTACAGCAGCTCCGTGGCCACAATCGGAGAACAGGGATGGGGGGGGACAAGTGGATGATGCCTTCCAGAGTTTCACTGATGGAAAGGCGGTCGTCGTAGAGATCGTCGGAAACGATTCCGAAAAACG TTTGAAATACATTGTAGGCCCGGATGATCCTGCAAAGGCGCGACAACAGTCACCGAGCAGCTTACGAGCATCTTACGGTATCTCGAGGAGTCAGAACGCGGTGTACTGGAGCGCACCGGAAGATAACAACCTGCTACTCCTATCGGAGTTTGTGTCTGGCATTTCAGCGGTCACTCCTTCTGAAATCAGTCAcgactgcagctgctgcgtcaTCAAACCCTCGGCACTCAAATATGCTGGGAACATAGTGGACGAGATCCTCAGTCACGGCTTCAGAATCACTGCTGTCCAATCGTTTCATTTAAGCCGGAATGCTGCTGACGAATTCTATGAGGTCTACAAAACTGTCCTCCCTGAATACCCTCAG AGTTGGACTCGTACACGGCATAAACACACACGGCTAACGCGCAATTTTTGTCGAAGGCGAATACCCGTTCCCCAAAGTCTATTTAGTGGGTCAAGTTTG ATGGTCGACGAGCTGGCCCAGGGCGTTTGCCTAGCAATGCAAGTCGAgcacgcagaaagagactcAGTCGCTCAACTGCGCCAACTATCAG GACCATATGACCCAGAAGTGGCAAGGTTCGTGCGGCCACAAAGCCTTCGCGCAAAATTTGGATCCGATCGTGTTCGCAACGCCGTTCACTGCACAGATCTTGACGGTGACGCCATACTTGAGGTTCAGtacttcttttctgtccttgCACACTCCCGGCAGTGA